One region of Candidatus Margulisiibacteriota bacterium genomic DNA includes:
- a CDS encoding putative addiction module antidote protein, producing MAKITLHDWDASKYLKSEEDIKYYLEAVFNDGTAEEIAEAIGNVARARRVMGKIAKHAKVNFTSLYRSLSRDGTPYFRTINHAVHSLGFRLSVTPA from the coding sequence ATGGCAAAAATAACACTTCATGATTGGGACGCTTCTAAATATTTAAAATCTGAGGAGGATATAAAATATTATCTTGAGGCTGTATTCAACGACGGCACGGCTGAAGAAATCGCCGAGGCGATAGGGAACGTTGCTAGGGCAAGGCGGGTTATGGGCAAAATCGCCAAACACGCAAAAGTAAATTTCACCAGCCTTTACAGATCGCTTTCCCGAGATGGAACACCTTATTTTCGGACGATAAATCATGCCGTGCACTCTTTGGGTTTTCGGCTTTCTGTAACGCCGGCATAG
- the gcvH gene encoding glycine cleavage system protein GcvH: MSNIPAEFKYTAEHEWVKIDGSVALVGITDHAQSELGDIVFVEMPAVGKTVTQNGDFGVVESVKTVSNLYAPLSGTVSAINPLLEKSPELVNKDPYGEGWIIKLKDFNPAEFSALLDAAQYQEKIGE, translated from the coding sequence ATGTCCAATATTCCGGCGGAGTTTAAATATACAGCCGAGCACGAATGGGTCAAGATCGACGGTAGCGTCGCGCTGGTCGGCATTACTGATCACGCGCAGTCCGAGCTGGGCGACATTGTTTTTGTGGAAATGCCGGCGGTCGGCAAAACTGTTACGCAAAACGGCGATTTTGGCGTGGTGGAATCGGTCAAGACCGTGTCCAATCTTTACGCGCCGCTGTCCGGCACGGTTTCAGCGATCAATCCGCTGCTGGAAAAATCGCCCGAGCTGGTCAACAAAGACCCTTACGGCGAGGGCTGGATCATCAAGCTCAAAGATTTTAATCCCGCTGAATTTTCCGCCCTGCTCGACGCGGCGCAGTACCAAGAAAAGATCGGCGAGTAA
- the gcvPA gene encoding aminomethyl-transferring glycine dehydrogenase subunit GcvPA yields MAYFPHTENDVQEMLQTIGVKSLDELFAAVPEKLKNFEFPEFKPVSEIELLAELNELRRQQAGQTAVFLGGGRYDHYLPPVVAALAGRSEFYTAYTPYQPEISQGTLTAIYEFQSMICELTGLDIANASLYDGATSLAEAVSMAVAATGRLEYVLANPLHPNYQAVLKTYLEPRQITAQKNITANTAAVIFALPDFHGLLSNWQEYLSKARENGALFIAYADPLLLSVIEPPPADISVGEAQPLGLPQNYGGPALGYLAAKKDFLRQMPGRIVGRTVDNRGQRPFVLTMQTREQHIRREKATSNICSNQALCALLATIYMSYMGASGLQTAAKLCKARTDYAKQKLGNLPGFSVDEGEHFRDFVLHCPVSAQEINTVLSNSPLGLPLDGKNLLLSVTEKTTKEQINKLAEELR; encoded by the coding sequence ATGGCCTATTTTCCGCATACGGAAAACGATGTACAGGAGATGCTGCAAACCATTGGCGTAAAAAGCCTTGACGAACTCTTTGCCGCTGTGCCGGAAAAACTGAAAAATTTTGAATTCCCCGAATTTAAGCCAGTCTCTGAAATAGAGCTTCTGGCGGAGCTCAACGAATTGCGGCGCCAGCAGGCCGGCCAAACCGCTGTTTTTTTAGGCGGAGGACGCTACGATCATTACCTGCCGCCTGTCGTAGCAGCGCTGGCCGGCCGCTCGGAATTCTACACCGCTTATACGCCGTATCAGCCGGAGATCAGTCAGGGCACGCTGACCGCAATTTATGAATTTCAATCCATGATCTGCGAACTGACCGGATTGGACATCGCCAACGCTTCTCTCTATGACGGCGCGACGTCTCTGGCCGAGGCGGTCAGCATGGCGGTGGCCGCGACCGGACGGCTGGAATATGTCCTGGCCAATCCTCTGCATCCCAATTATCAGGCAGTTCTAAAAACTTACCTCGAACCGCGCCAGATCACCGCGCAAAAAAATATCACCGCAAACACCGCGGCGGTAATTTTTGCCCTGCCGGATTTTCACGGACTGCTCAGCAACTGGCAGGAATATTTGTCCAAAGCCCGGGAAAACGGCGCGCTGTTTATCGCCTACGCCGATCCGTTATTGCTCTCGGTCATTGAACCGCCGCCAGCGGACATCAGCGTCGGCGAAGCGCAGCCTCTGGGTCTGCCGCAAAATTACGGCGGGCCGGCTCTCGGCTATCTCGCCGCCAAAAAAGATTTTTTGCGCCAAATGCCCGGGCGTATCGTTGGCCGCACAGTGGACAATAGAGGCCAGCGGCCTTTTGTCCTGACCATGCAGACGCGCGAACAGCACATACGCCGCGAAAAAGCGACTTCGAATATCTGTTCCAATCAGGCGCTTTGCGCGCTCCTGGCTACGATATATATGTCCTACATGGGGGCGAGCGGCCTGCAAACCGCGGCCAAACTCTGCAAGGCCAGGACGGACTACGCCAAACAAAAGCTGGGCAATCTTCCGGGCTTTTCTGTGGACGAGGGCGAACACTTTCGGGATTTTGTCCTGCACTGTCCAGTCAGCGCGCAGGAAATAAACACGGTTCTTAGCAACTCTCCGCTCGGCTTGCCTCTGGACGGCAAAAATTTATTATTGAGTGTCACGGAAAAAACAACAAAGGAACAGATAAATAAATTGGCCGAGGAATTAAGATGA